The DNA window GGAGGCGGCACAGCTCGGCCAGCGCCCGGCGTGCCGTCGGCGACGACGCAGGCGCCCGCGCGGCGGCCCGTGACAGCAGCGCGATCGCGTCCGCTGGCGCCTTCAGCTTGTCGACGAGCAGCCGCCCGGCCGTGTAGAGCAGCCGCGACCCGCGCGCCTCATCGCGCTCCTGTTCTGCCTCCACGCTGAGCGCGGTCACCAGCCCCACCGTTCCGTTGTGACGGATGAGGTGGCGTCGGAGGGCGTCACGCACGGGTCCCGGGGTCGGTTCGAGCGCGACCGCAGCCTCCAGCGCAGCCAGTGCCAGCTCTGGCTTGGTCAGCTTGCGATCCAGCGTCAGGGCCCGCTCGACGTGCAGCCATGCCGACAGCCGTGTGTCGCCGTCGGTCCGCTCCCGGCCGGGCGCATACGCATCCGCGAGGCGCTCCAGGTGGCCTGCGAACTCGCCGGCGAGCGCTGTATCGCGCCCACGCGCCACCTCGCGCCGCAGCACGACCTCCAGCCCCCGCAAGGACGCGGCGTGCATCGGTGACAGCCGCAGCGCCTCGCTGAACGCCTCGCGGGCCTCATCAGGACGACCCAGCCCGTCGCAGAGCCTCGCCCGCTCCGCGAGCAGGTCGGAGCGCATCGCCTCGCTGTCCACGATCCGGAGCTGATCCTCCACCAGCTCCAGCGCCAGAGGCAGCTCCGCTCGGCTCTCGACCTGCCGACGCAGACGCGTCAGCGCTGGCTCCAGCGTCCTGCAAAGCTTTCGCGCCCGCTCGTAAGAGCGCCGCGCGCCAGGACGGTCTTGCAGCACCCGCTCTTCGTGGATGCCCAGCTCCACCAGGGCACGCGCGGCCGCGACCGGGTCGGACTCGCGCAGCCGATCGGCGCGAGCGCGCAGCTCGTCGATGATGGGAAGCTCCCCGGCGGTCCCTCGGCGTGGCGCGCCGTCCTCCGTCGGCGTCCTGGGCGAGGCTGGCGCGTGGCCCGACTCCGGCGGCTTCACGGCGGAGGCCTCGAAAGGCGACGCTGGTGCCAGCAGGGTCGCTTGCGTGCCGAGCTTCGTCGCTTGCGTGCCCATCGTGGTCGGACCGAGCCGCCCGCCTTGCAGCGTGCGCGACGACAGCCCGGGTGCCCGCGCCGGCAGCCCAGTCGGTGCTGGCGCTCCTGGTGCTGGCGCTCCTGGCGCCTTGGGAGGCGGAAGCGAGCCGCTCGTGGCGTCATCGTGCGCGCCTTGCGCCTTCGGTACCGTGAGCGCCCGCGTCGTCGTTGCGGCCGCGTCGGGGGCGACCGAGCCCGCGTTCGTCAGCGGCTTCGGGGGCATTTTCGGGGGCGGCAGTGGCGGCGGTAGTCCTGGCTGTCCACCCGCATCACGGCGAGGCGGGGGCGGCGGTCCAGGCGGCGGCTGCCCGAGCGGTCGCTGGGCCTGGGGGCCGCTCGGTGCACGGACCTGAGGCCGTTGATCGCTTCCCGGCTTCTCCTCCCAGCCCACCTCCGACACCAGGTCTGACAAGCTCAACCGTTCAATATCGTCGTGCTGGTCGTTGCCCTGGCCCACGGCGCGGATGCTACACAACCCCCCCCTGGCCGATCCAGGATCGGCTTTCGCCGGTGCGCATCAAGCCTTCGCCCACTCCCTCCCACCCGTCCCCGTTGCGTGCCGATGCCCGAGGAAGGGCTCCCTGGCGTCTGCGCGACTACACTGCACTCCTCCCCGCACCGAGCGCTTTCAGGGATTTCCTGGTGAGGCCTCGTCCGTGGCCCTGGGTTGTCCCACGTCGTCGGCGCTCGCGGGGATCGAGGGCTCTCCCTCTCCGGCCGCGCGTGCTTTTTCCCCTCGGGCACAGCGCAGGACTTCGAGCTTGACCGCCGTGCCCGCCGGACGGGCCAGCATGAGCGCCCCTCCGTTCGCTGCGATGGCCTCTCCTGCGCCCAGCGCCTCCTCGGGTGCCAGCTGATCCAGGATCTCTCCACGAGGTCCCAGCGCAGCGAGCCGCGTGGCGCCCGAGATGTTCGCGACCGTCAGCCATCCCGGCAACAAGGAAGGCACCCCGCTTCCCACGCCCTGCGCTGCGCTTCCTGGCGCCGTCCGTTCATCCCCGGCCACCACCATGGCCTCGCCCACCATCCCCAGCCCCACGAACTGCACGCTGACCTTCCCACCACTGGAGCCGCTCGGCGTGTCGTCGTCGCGGTACGCCAGCAGCACCCCGCCATCGTCTCCGCTCGCCAGATCGAAGGCCAGCACGTGTCCGCTGCGCGGCGTGATCGCGCGCGCGCTCGCCACCGGAGAGCCCGTCTCGTCGAGCGGCATCACCTCCAGCCACTGGTGCGTGATCATCTCGCCCGGGGCCTCGGTGTCCTCGTCGAGGACCTCCTGGTTTCGCTGAAGTCTGGCGGGCGTACCGACCTTCTTTGCGCCTGGTTTCGCCCCTGCGCCCCTGCTGTCGTCGTCGGCGCGCTCCTCGCCGCGGGCGACGTAGGCGAGCCAGTACCCTCCGGGGCGCGAAAGGAGGCGAGGTGCTTCCGCGTCTCCCTTCGGAGACGAGATCGGTCGAGGGCTCGTCACGGAGCGCAGGGTGGCGGTGTCCAGCGATGCCATCATGATGCGCGACTGTTTCCCGTCGCGCGTGACGTCATCCCACACCACCACGGCCCGCTCCCCGGAGGCGGCGACATCGAGCGCCAGCGACTCGTCCCTCCCCTCGGCCAGCTCGGCGCCCCACGTCACCTGGTCGCCGTCGACCTTTGCGACGCGGATCGCTCGGCCTCCCGCGTTGGGTTCCAGCATCGCGACGATCACGGCCCGCCCGGCGCTCGTCACCGAGGGCGGCTCCAGGTCCCCTCGTGAGCGCGCCAGCTTCACGAGCCGGCCCCCCGATCCATCGGCCCCCACGAAGGCGACCATCGCCATCGCGCCGGCCTCGCTCTCCTGCAGGGCCCCTACCGCGAACCCGCCCTCGAAGGCAGCCCCGCGCCCGACCTCCACCGCGAACGGCGCGAGCTGATCTTGCGCTTCTTCGCCTTCCGCCTGGACGCGCCGCTTCTCGGTGTCGATCACGAATGCCGCGCCAGCGGGTGCGCAGCGTGGTGGAGCAAGCGCCGCCTTGTCCCCGCTCTCGGCGGAGCGTGGCCCTGACGAGGCGCCCGGCGTGTCCTCCTCCGCCCCGGGGGAGCACGTCCGCCACACCACGAGCCCGGTCACCAGGGCCGCCACCACCGCTGCGCCTTTCCAGGCGAACCGATCGGGCTCCTCGTCGGGGGAAGTCGTCCCCGTCTTCGAACCAGGCATCCGGAGCTTCTGCTGCGGAGAGGGCTCGTCGGCCTTGGTGCGCTTGGCTCCCGGCTTCATGCCGCGGGTGTTAGCCCGGATTGGCGTCCGGATCGATGAGTCCGCGTCAGCACAGGGATCCCCTCGACGGGGGGTCTGCCTCGACCAGACCTCGCCTCCCGTGGAGAGTGTGGCTATCCTTACGTCGAGCCTGGGTCGCGATCATGCCGGTGGGTGTGAGCGTGCCTCAGGGTGAAGGGGCATCGCGCGCCAGCGACCCGCTGGCCGCCTCACCGCCCCGTGATCGATGTTCCAGGACCTTCTCGATCTGTTGCGCGACCTCGACGGTGTCCGGCAGGATCCTCGCTGGCACCCCGAGGGCGACGCCCTGTTCCATTCGCTGCAAGTCTTCGATCATGCTCGACGCGAGACGAGCGACCGTGTGCTGTGGCTGGCCGCCCTGGTCCATGACGTGGGAAAGGCGTTCGCCGGAGCGGAACACGCCGAGGAGGGCGCCGAGCTGCTCTCCCCGATCATCTGCCCGCGGGCCGTCTGGCTCGTGCGTCACCACCTGCACTTGATGCGCGACCCGGGCGCGACCATCCGGCGCCTCAAGGGGACGAAGGCCCTCGCCGATCTCCGGCGACTGCGGCGCTGGGACGTCGCGGGTCGTTCGCCGCACGCGACGGTGATGGCGCCAGAGGAAGCGCTCGAGCTTCTCTTCCACGGCCACGAAGGAGACCTCCACGCCCACAGCGACGAAGTCGCCCCCTGCGATGACCTGCGAAAGGAGCCGCTGGCCTGAGCGCGAGGGGCGGAAGCGTGAGCTGGGGCTTCCCCGCGCGCGCCGCGAGATCCTCCGCGCCGACATCGATCGCTGGAGTGACGAGCGCGGGCTCTGGACCCAGGAGGTCGAGCCCCCAGGGCACGCCAGGCTCTGCATGGCTGTCCGCGACGCCGTCGCGACGTCGCTGACCGACAAGCAGCGCGAGGTCGTCGAGGCTTACTTCTTCGAGGGGCTGTCTCAGGGAGACATCGCACGTCGCCTCGGGATCACCCAGCAGGTCGTGCAGAAGCGGCTCTTCGGTGCACCACGTGGCGGCCGGCTGATCGGAGGGGCCATGCATCGACTCCGCCAGGCGCTCGAAGGGATCGTCGAGCCCGCTCACGACGAGCCATGAGCGCAGAGCGATCCGGAGGCGTCCGGGGACGCATCACGTTCGAAGCTGCGCGCCTCATGGTCGAGGAGGGCGTGGACCAGTATTTCACGGCGAAGCGCATCGCAGCCAAGCGCGTCCTCGGGCGGGTGGAGGGCCGGCGCACGCGCTACCGGCCGGCCGACTTGCCCTCGAACGGCGAGATCCGTGATGCGGTGCTCGTCCTCTCCGAGCATGCCGAGGGGAGCCTCCGGACGCGCCGCCTCTTCGCGCTGCGCATCGTCGCTCTGGAGGCCATGCGCGCGCTCGCCGCGTTCTCACCACGGCTGATCGGCTCGGTGTCCACCGGGCATGTGCGGCGGGGCAGTGACATCGACCTCCATGTCTTCCCCGCCAGCGAGGAGATGCTGGAGCGACATCTGCGCGAGCTCGGATGGACCCAGGAGCGCGAGCTGGTATCCATCCACAAGGGTGGGGAATTTCGTGACTACGTGCACTACCACGTGGCGGACGTCGCCCCGATCGAGCTGACCGTCTACGAGCCGCGCGAGCTGCGCTCCCGTCCGCGCAGCAGTACCGACGGCAAGCCCATCGTGCGGCTGAGCGTCGGCGCGGTCGAGTCCCTGTGCGAGCGAGAGCACCCCGAGGCGTACCAGCGGTACCTCGCGACGGGCGCTGTGGAAGGCATGGAGCTGCTCCACAGCGCGGAAGAAGCGCCTCGGCCAGGACCCTTCGATGGTCTCCTCGACGAGGAGGACGACGCTCCCGCCCTGCCGGAACCCGGGGAAGAGGACGATCCGGAGCAGCTCTACGACCCACTGCCCGGCTTCGAGTCCATCGGCTGAGCCAGCGCCAGCGACGGCCTCGACACTGTGGTTCCGGGCACCCGGGACGATGTCGGACACAGCCGCGATCGAGGCCCTTTTCCTCGGAGCCGCCAGGGGGTACTCCCTCGGACATGCCGCTCCGCCCCGCGTCGCTCGCCGTCCGCGCTTACGACACGGTCTTCCGCCAGATTCCCGTCGACGACGCGTGGATCGAGGCGATCCGCGCGCTCGTCGCGCGAGGGCCGGTCGTCTACGTCCTGCGCAACGTCTCGCTCGTCGATCTCCTCGCACTGCACGCCTTCACGCGACGCTTCGGGCTGCCCTCCCTCGGCTTCGCGAACGATCTCGGCGCCTGGGTGCAGGCCCCTGGGCTGAGCTTCCGCCAGCCGACGCCTGGAGAGCGCATCCGTCAGGCGCTCGAGGCGGGGCACTCCGCGGTGCTCTTCTTGAAGCGCCCTCCGGAGCGGTTGTTGCCTCGTCCTGGCAGCGTCCAGCGCGGTCGCAGCGAGGGTGACGCGCCCCTGCGCGCGCTCATCGCGCTCCAGCGGGAGGCCAGAGCGGCGGGCAGAGCGCTCGACATCCCCCTCGTTCCGCAGACCTTCCTCTGGACGCAGCGGCCTGGAAATCTGCGGATCTCGTTCACCGATACCCTGTTCGGGCCCGCC is part of the Chondromyces crocatus genome and encodes:
- a CDS encoding HD domain-containing protein, whose product is MFQDLLDLLRDLDGVRQDPRWHPEGDALFHSLQVFDHARRETSDRVLWLAALVHDVGKAFAGAEHAEEGAELLSPIICPRAVWLVRHHLHLMRDPGATIRRLKGTKALADLRRLRRWDVAGRSPHATVMAPEEALELLFHGHEGDLHAHSDEVAPCDDLRKEPLA
- a CDS encoding sigma factor-like helix-turn-helix DNA-binding protein, with the protein product MTCERSRWPEREGRKRELGLPRARREILRADIDRWSDERGLWTQEVEPPGHARLCMAVRDAVATSLTDKQREVVEAYFFEGLSQGDIARRLGITQQVVQKRLFGAPRGGRLIGGAMHRLRQALEGIVEPAHDEP